In one window of Sporomusaceae bacterium FL31 DNA:
- a CDS encoding type II secretion system protein E, producing MLRTRKRLGDLLIEAGLLSQEQLEKALSVQKKTNERLGKVLLNLGYVTEQSMIEVLEFQLGVPHVQLADMKVSREIASAIPQTLAERYQIIPIKKEGKKLVLAMVDPTNFYAIDDVRMVCSCDVSPVIASEREILQAISESYGVQELVDKVVCKINIQDVSDIAEVETANDAPVINVVNSLISQAIKERASDIHIEPQANALRIRYRIDGVLRETATFPPHTHPPIVSRIKIISDMDIAEKRLPQDGRIKFQEANREIDLRISTLPTIFGEKVVMRILDKKSIILDVKKLGFSTNNEKNFSQLFNQAYGMVLVTGPTGSGKTTTLYSTLTGLNKPEKNIITVEDPVEYRLDGINQVQVNVKAGLTFASGLRSILRQDPNIVMVGEIRDNETADIAIRAALTGHLVLSTLHTNDAPGAISRLLDMAVEPFLVASSVLGVIAQRLVRLICPDCKKSYKLQPNTPEHLFLGLPDAETVTLYKGQGCARCGYSGYRGRMAIHEVMPTNARIRTLINKRSSSDELAKVAREEGMITMRQDGIDKALAGLTTTEEVMRVAYSNI from the coding sequence GTGTTAAGAACCCGTAAACGGCTGGGTGATTTACTGATAGAAGCAGGATTGTTGTCACAAGAGCAACTGGAAAAAGCACTGAGTGTACAAAAAAAGACCAATGAACGCCTCGGGAAAGTACTGCTCAATCTGGGTTATGTGACTGAGCAAAGCATGATTGAGGTTCTGGAATTTCAACTTGGTGTTCCGCATGTGCAATTAGCGGATATGAAAGTAAGTCGTGAAATAGCATCAGCAATTCCCCAGACTTTGGCTGAACGATATCAAATTATTCCAATTAAGAAAGAAGGTAAAAAACTCGTTCTGGCCATGGTCGATCCCACAAATTTCTATGCCATTGATGATGTAAGAATGGTTTGTAGTTGTGATGTCAGCCCAGTTATTGCATCAGAGCGGGAAATTCTGCAAGCTATTAGTGAATCATACGGCGTGCAGGAACTTGTCGATAAAGTAGTCTGCAAAATTAATATTCAAGACGTATCCGATATTGCTGAGGTTGAAACAGCTAATGACGCGCCTGTTATCAATGTTGTAAATTCTCTCATTAGTCAGGCTATCAAAGAGCGAGCCAGCGATATTCATATTGAGCCACAGGCTAATGCTCTTCGTATTCGTTACCGGATTGATGGCGTGTTGCGTGAGACCGCTACTTTTCCTCCCCATACTCATCCACCAATTGTCTCACGAATCAAAATAATTAGTGATATGGACATTGCAGAAAAGCGGTTACCACAAGATGGACGGATAAAATTTCAGGAAGCTAATCGCGAAATAGACTTGCGAATTTCCACATTGCCGACGATCTTTGGTGAAAAAGTCGTTATGCGCATTTTAGATAAAAAATCGATTATCTTAGATGTCAAAAAACTTGGCTTTAGCACAAATAACGAAAAGAATTTCAGCCAGTTATTTAATCAGGCTTATGGAATGGTATTGGTTACAGGGCCAACTGGTTCAGGAAAAACCACAACATTGTATTCAACTTTAACAGGCTTAAATAAGCCGGAAAAAAATATTATTACAGTTGAAGATCCAGTGGAATATCGCTTAGATGGAATCAATCAGGTACAAGTTAATGTAAAAGCTGGCTTAACTTTTGCCAGCGGTCTCAGATCGATTTTACGCCAAGACCCTAATATTGTCATGGTGGGGGAAATCCGGGACAATGAAACTGCTGATATCGCGATCCGAGCTGCTTTGACAGGTCATCTTGTTTTAAGCACCTTACATACTAATGATGCACCCGGAGCTATTTCACGTTTACTGGATATGGCTGTTGAGCCATTTCTGGTTGCATCGTCAGTGCTAGGTGTTATCGCCCAACGTTTAGTACGACTTATTTGTCCTGATTGCAAGAAATCGTACAAGCTCCAACCTAATACACCCGAGCATTTATTTTTAGGTTTGCCAGATGCTGAAACTGTTACGCTATATAAAGGACAGGGATGCGCTCGCTGTGGCTATAGTGGCTATCGTGGGCGTATGGCCATCCATGAAGTTATGCCAACTAATGCACGAATTCGGACATTGATCAATAAACGATCATCAAGTGATGAGTTGGCTAAAGTAGCCCGCGAGGAAGGCATGATCACCATGCGACAGGATGGAATTGATAAAGCATTGGCCGGTCTAACGACCACTGAAGAAGTCATGCGTGTGGCATATTCGAATATATAG
- a CDS encoding twitching motility protein, which produces MMDELLREAVASKASDLHITVGVPPALRLNGDLIFTNRKVFMPPDTRAALEAITTVEQRTKFDQTGELDFSYAIPGLSRFRVNAFRQRGTIAIVIRLVADKIPTLEQLGHPEVLKTLALKPRGLVLVTGPTGSGKSTTLAAMINLINLTRSCHVITLEDPIEYLHKHSKCIINQRELHADTSSFSIALRAALREDPDVILVGEMRDPETIATAITAAETGHLVFATLHTGDAAQTIDRIIDVFPPYQQQQIRIQLSLTLQGIVAQQLLPRVDETGRIAALEILIATPAIRNLIREGKTHQIISAIQTGGKLNMQSMDNALRDLYRRGIISYEEALSRSMDQDTFMRLCNSL; this is translated from the coding sequence ATGATGGATGAATTATTACGGGAAGCTGTTGCAAGCAAAGCTTCCGACTTACATATTACAGTAGGCGTACCACCTGCATTACGCCTCAATGGAGATTTAATCTTTACCAATCGTAAAGTCTTTATGCCGCCCGATACTCGGGCGGCACTGGAAGCGATTACTACAGTTGAGCAGCGAACCAAATTTGACCAAACTGGCGAACTGGATTTTTCCTATGCTATTCCTGGACTTAGCCGCTTTCGGGTTAATGCCTTTCGTCAACGAGGAACTATTGCCATCGTGATCCGACTGGTAGCAGATAAAATCCCTACACTAGAACAGCTCGGCCACCCAGAAGTTCTGAAGACATTAGCCTTAAAACCACGCGGCCTTGTACTAGTAACTGGCCCTACTGGCAGTGGTAAATCAACGACTCTAGCGGCAATGATCAACCTTATCAATTTAACCCGCTCTTGTCATGTTATTACCTTGGAAGACCCAATTGAATATTTGCATAAACACAGTAAATGCATCATTAATCAGCGTGAGCTTCATGCAGATACGAGTTCATTTTCCATAGCACTGCGAGCCGCCTTGCGCGAAGATCCTGATGTCATTCTGGTGGGAGAGATGCGTGACCCGGAGACTATTGCAACAGCAATTACTGCTGCGGAAACCGGACATTTGGTTTTTGCTACATTACATACCGGGGATGCTGCTCAGACAATTGATCGGATTATTGATGTTTTTCCACCTTACCAGCAACAACAAATCCGCATTCAACTATCGCTGACATTGCAAGGCATTGTCGCACAGCAACTTTTGCCACGGGTAGACGAAACTGGTCGGATTGCAGCATTGGAAATCCTGATTGCAACACCAGCCATTAGGAACCTCATTCGTGAAGGTAAAACTCATCAGATTATCTCTGCTATCCAAACTGGCGGCAAGCTTAATATGCAGTCGATGGATAATGCTTTGCGCGATCTCTACCGTCGCGGTATTATCTCTTATGAGGAAGCTTTAAGCCGGTCTATGGACCAAGACACGTTTATGCGCTTATGCAACAGTCTGTGA
- a CDS encoding secretion system protein — protein MAKTFAYKAKDRAGQPLTGTIVAESEAAVAAFIRDKGYYITLIKEQRPKQSISASFDRLKTVKTKDLAILCWQFATMINAGMSLITSLNTLIEQTDHSKLKSALSDILKKVQEGEGLSQAMADHPNIFPTLMINMIEAGEVGGVLDEVLSRLATHYEKEHKMNEKVKSAMTYPMVVLSMAALAVAFILTFVLPTFMKLFDSMKAELPLPTRILLMISGFMQNYWPFLIVLVGILLFSLTYAYKQPKYRILIDPFMLQLPVFGMLTKKVAIARFSRTFGTLLRGGVPIISALEVVKKTTDNMVIMNSLSAAQTSIREGLGLATPLGTSKIFTPMVIQMVAVGEETGELDKMLDKIADFYESEVDDTVSRLSSLLEPILIGGLGIIIGLIILAIALPMFDVATHIGN, from the coding sequence ATGGCCAAAACATTTGCCTATAAAGCGAAAGATCGGGCCGGGCAACCTTTGACGGGTACTATTGTAGCCGAAAGTGAAGCTGCCGTTGCTGCTTTTATTCGTGATAAAGGCTATTATATAACTCTAATAAAAGAGCAACGTCCGAAACAGTCAATATCTGCCTCCTTTGATCGTCTAAAAACAGTTAAAACGAAAGATTTAGCCATATTATGTTGGCAGTTCGCCACCATGATCAATGCAGGTATGTCCCTAATCACTTCACTAAACACTCTGATTGAACAAACTGATCATTCTAAACTTAAGTCTGCATTAAGTGATATTCTGAAAAAGGTTCAAGAAGGTGAAGGATTATCTCAAGCCATGGCGGATCATCCTAATATATTTCCCACGCTTATGATCAATATGATTGAAGCAGGAGAAGTTGGTGGGGTTCTTGATGAAGTGCTTAGCCGCTTAGCAACGCATTATGAAAAAGAACATAAAATGAATGAAAAAGTCAAGTCGGCTATGACTTATCCAATGGTTGTTTTATCTATGGCAGCATTGGCTGTAGCTTTTATCCTAACCTTTGTTTTACCAACTTTTATGAAATTATTTGACAGCATGAAAGCTGAATTGCCTTTACCAACCCGCATATTACTAATGATCAGTGGTTTTATGCAAAACTATTGGCCCTTTTTGATCGTTTTGGTTGGAATACTCCTATTTAGTCTTACTTATGCGTATAAGCAACCAAAATATCGCATTTTAATAGATCCCTTTATGTTGCAGCTTCCTGTATTTGGTATGCTAACAAAAAAAGTGGCAATTGCCAGATTTAGCCGCACCTTTGGCACACTGTTACGTGGTGGTGTTCCTATTATTAGTGCTTTAGAGGTTGTCAAAAAGACAACTGACAATATGGTGATTATGAACTCGTTATCAGCTGCGCAAACCAGTATTCGGGAGGGACTGGGACTGGCAACTCCCTTGGGGACCAGTAAAATTTTTACTCCAATGGTTATTCAAATGGTGGCTGTAGGGGAAGAAACAGGGGAACTCGACAAGATGCTGGATAAAATTGCCGACTTTTATGAAAGCGAAGTGGATGATACGGTTAGTAGACTTAGCAGCTTATTAGAGCCTATCTTAATTGGCGGTTTAGGGATTATCATTGGTCTTATCATATTAGCCATTGCTTTACCTATGTTTGACGTGGCAACCCATATTGGCAACTAA
- a CDS encoding pilin → MIKNLRKRMSNQKGFTLVELMVVISILGILAAIAIPRFSDSTALANTGKVTADLRSMDSAIAMYQAANGGADPTGIGATGSETKTELTGAGLLAAAPTTPKTDQSIYLKATKTKLAADATYALATVSGSLRAVITVGSTNYVAEDVRSK, encoded by the coding sequence ATGATTAAAAATTTAAGAAAAAGAATGAGTAATCAAAAAGGGTTTACGTTGGTTGAATTAATGGTGGTAATATCTATTTTGGGTATCTTGGCTGCTATAGCAATACCCAGGTTTTCAGATTCAACAGCGCTTGCAAATACAGGAAAAGTCACCGCTGATTTACGTTCTATGGATAGTGCGATTGCTATGTATCAGGCTGCAAATGGCGGCGCAGATCCCACTGGCATTGGTGCTACTGGATCTGAGACCAAAACTGAACTAACAGGAGCAGGATTATTAGCTGCAGCACCTACTACACCTAAAACAGATCAATCAATATATCTTAAAGCTACAAAAACCAAATTAGCTGCTGATGCAACATATGCGCTAGCCACAGTAAGTGGTAGCCTTCGAGCCGTCATAACAGTCGGCTCAACCAATTACGTTGCAGAAGACGTTAGAAGTAAATAA
- a CDS encoding type 4 prepilin-like proteins leader peptide-processing enzyme, translating to MLYICLSLLGFCIGSFLNVCIYRLPHGQSINQPRSHCMNCNTMLKTLDLIPILSWLILGGRCRNCGTPITFRYPAVELLTGILFIFCFNEFHLGPELFKALILTSFLIVITYIDYDHQLILDKVVIWLAGTGVVINLFTNYINVLANYAGITTFFYVEYTSMVDMLLGALIGGGLLLIIAMASRGGMGGGDIKFAAALGLWLGWQYTLMTLLLAFILGGVFGVIILALKIRGRKDVIPFGPFIAIGAWISLLYGVDLLKLYIRWFL from the coding sequence TTGCTATATATATGTTTATCACTATTAGGTTTCTGTATAGGGAGCTTTCTGAATGTCTGCATTTATCGATTACCTCATGGTCAATCAATCAATCAGCCTCGATCACATTGCATGAATTGTAATACAATGCTTAAAACGCTCGATCTAATCCCAATCCTAAGCTGGCTTATCCTTGGTGGCCGCTGCCGCAACTGTGGCACACCTATCACTTTCCGCTATCCTGCAGTTGAACTGTTAACTGGCATTCTCTTTATATTCTGCTTCAACGAATTCCACTTAGGCCCAGAGTTATTTAAAGCACTTATTCTAACGTCCTTTTTAATTGTCATTACTTATATTGACTATGATCACCAGCTTATCCTGGACAAAGTCGTTATCTGGCTGGCAGGAACTGGTGTAGTTATAAACTTATTTACCAATTACATAAACGTTTTAGCGAACTACGCTGGAATCACTACGTTCTTTTATGTCGAGTATACCAGCATGGTGGATATGCTCCTAGGGGCGTTAATTGGTGGTGGTCTGCTCCTCATTATTGCGATGGCAAGTCGCGGGGGAATGGGGGGGGGCGATATTAAATTTGCTGCCGCGCTTGGTTTGTGGCTAGGGTGGCAGTATACGTTAATGACCTTGCTATTGGCCTTCATACTAGGTGGTGTTTTTGGCGTAATAATCTTGGCACTAAAGATACGAGGTCGTAAGGATGTTATCCCGTTTGGTCCATTTATTGCGATTGGAGCATGGATAAGCTTGTTATATGGTGTTGATTTATTAAAACTCTACATACGGTGGTTTCTGTGA
- a CDS encoding pilus-associated protein pilM: protein MQNSKLWNRIKNKLIQKSDKVLGIDIGTGSLKLTEISLKNERPVVTKIAIADFTDNLFEDGRLVKPDELTSILQHQLSTGGFSSREAVIAIGGRAIFIREVVFPQMSEEELKEAIKWDMEKYVPYAPDSFYYDFSIIGAANNGLEMRVLLVAAPKYHIDALVSVLKLAGLKPIAVDGEAFALYRSIVKAENSILVDIGHHMSQIIVYQQGIPTVTRIIPLAGQRFTEVIMNALDLDVSEAERLKQRQQGLLPAVNHSFEYSDIHDQMLLLVQELAREIRRTVEFYQVQNKEANIEKVIISGGGANLDNLVQHLNALLDIPILLHNPADIVDYSVSYDHQYIKDIAPRIAVAVGLALRGGQR from the coding sequence ATGCAGAATAGTAAATTATGGAATAGGATAAAAAACAAGCTTATCCAAAAATCAGATAAGGTTTTAGGTATTGATATCGGTACAGGATCATTAAAACTTACTGAGATAAGCCTAAAAAATGAGCGTCCTGTTGTGACTAAAATTGCGATTGCCGATTTTACTGACAACCTCTTTGAAGATGGAAGATTAGTAAAGCCTGACGAACTTACTTCAATATTACAGCATCAGCTTTCTACAGGTGGTTTTTCCAGCCGTGAAGCAGTGATCGCAATTGGTGGCCGAGCTATTTTTATCCGCGAAGTAGTTTTCCCTCAAATGTCTGAAGAAGAGCTAAAAGAAGCAATCAAATGGGATATGGAAAAATACGTCCCCTATGCGCCAGATAGCTTTTATTATGATTTTTCGATTATTGGCGCTGCCAATAATGGCTTGGAAATGCGAGTTTTACTTGTAGCAGCGCCTAAATATCATATTGATGCTTTAGTTTCTGTATTAAAACTTGCTGGACTAAAGCCGATTGCCGTCGATGGTGAAGCTTTTGCTTTATATCGCTCAATCGTAAAAGCGGAGAATTCCATTCTGGTTGACATCGGTCATCATATGTCCCAAATTATTGTCTACCAACAAGGCATTCCAACAGTGACGCGAATCATTCCACTAGCCGGACAGCGATTTACTGAAGTCATCATGAATGCCTTAGATCTTGATGTGAGCGAAGCAGAAAGACTAAAACAAAGACAACAAGGATTATTACCTGCGGTGAATCATTCATTTGAGTATTCAGATATTCATGATCAAATGTTACTTTTGGTCCAAGAACTTGCTAGGGAAATCAGACGTACGGTTGAGTTTTATCAAGTTCAAAATAAAGAAGCAAATATCGAAAAGGTCATTATTTCAGGCGGTGGCGCCAATTTGGATAATTTAGTCCAGCACTTAAATGCCTTGCTGGATATTCCGATTTTGCTTCATAATCCAGCCGATATCGTTGACTATTCTGTCTCCTATGATCATCAGTATATTAAAGATATTGCCCCACGCATTGCAGTAGCTGTTGGACTAGCCTTACGCGGAGGTCAACGATGA
- the aroC gene encoding chorismate synthase, which translates to MIRFITAGESHGPGLTAIIEGLPAGLPIDIEAINQDLARRQQGYGRGGRMKIEQDKVEILSGVRFGQTLGGPITLSIRNKDWENWQERMSVSGKPQGSPVTAARPGHADLTGVQKYEREDIRDILERASARETAARVAVGAIAKQFIASCGIEIVSHVTNIGGVKIDNHSVDYQSIKEKKADSELSCLDPVAEAGMKQAIHAAKERGDTLGGIFEIAVLNVIPGLGSHIQWDRRLDTRLAAAMMSIQAIKGVEIGDGFAYANLPGSQAHDEIFYDKKTGYTRKTNHAGGVEGGMSNGEPLVIRAVMKPIPTLMTPLASVDIISREQVMANTERSDVCAVSAAAVVGEAMTAIVIAEALADKFGGDSLGDMLASIKYYRERIGR; encoded by the coding sequence GTGATCAGATTTATAACTGCTGGTGAATCGCATGGACCAGGCCTTACAGCTATTATTGAAGGACTTCCCGCTGGGTTACCAATTGATATAGAAGCAATTAATCAAGACCTAGCCCGCCGTCAGCAAGGTTATGGACGTGGTGGCCGTATGAAAATTGAGCAGGATAAAGTCGAAATTTTATCAGGGGTCCGATTCGGTCAAACTTTGGGCGGTCCAATCACGCTTTCAATCCGTAACAAAGATTGGGAAAATTGGCAAGAGCGGATGTCTGTAAGCGGAAAGCCACAGGGAAGTCCAGTCACTGCAGCAAGACCAGGTCATGCAGACCTAACTGGAGTTCAAAAATATGAACGTGAAGATATTCGTGATATCCTTGAACGTGCCAGCGCTAGGGAAACTGCTGCTAGAGTTGCGGTTGGTGCTATTGCCAAGCAATTCATAGCCAGCTGCGGGATTGAGATCGTATCACATGTAACCAACATTGGCGGCGTGAAAATCGATAACCATTCCGTTGATTATCAGTCCATTAAAGAAAAAAAAGCTGACTCTGAATTAAGCTGCCTGGATCCAGTGGCTGAAGCTGGGATGAAACAAGCTATCCATGCTGCAAAAGAGCGCGGTGATACTTTAGGCGGAATATTTGAAATAGCCGTACTCAATGTTATTCCAGGATTGGGTAGCCATATTCAGTGGGACCGTCGCTTGGATACCCGTTTAGCGGCTGCCATGATGTCCATTCAGGCGATCAAGGGAGTCGAAATCGGTGATGGTTTTGCTTACGCAAACTTACCAGGCAGTCAGGCTCATGATGAGATTTTTTACGATAAAAAAACCGGGTATACCCGTAAGACCAATCATGCCGGCGGCGTAGAAGGCGGTATGAGTAATGGAGAACCACTAGTCATTAGAGCTGTAATGAAACCGATCCCAACATTAATGACACCCCTGGCTTCTGTGGATATTATAAGCCGCGAGCAGGTGATGGCAAATACCGAAAGAAGTGATGTCTGCGCCGTTTCAGCTGCAGCTGTTGTTGGTGAGGCTATGACCGCAATTGTAATCGCTGAAGCATTAGCCGATAAATTTGGCGGCGACAGCTTAGGAGATATGCTGGCTTCAATCAAGTACTACCGCGAAAGAATCGGCAGGTGA
- the aroK gene encoding shikimate kinase, whose product MKNVVLIGFMGTGKTSTGRLLASRLGRPFIDTDQKVENENNMTISEMFSVYGEQFFRQKEQEVIAKVSRYTCTVIATGGGVVLMPENIARLKSNGVLIALTASLDVILERTSRRNSRPLLDRPDREAIVSKMLQERSGFYNSADLSIDTSEKTPQQVSDMIITFLRQGGYLRGRC is encoded by the coding sequence ATGAAGAATGTCGTGTTAATAGGTTTTATGGGTACAGGCAAGACTAGCACCGGCCGCTTATTAGCAAGCCGGCTTGGTCGCCCATTTATTGACACTGATCAAAAAGTTGAAAATGAAAACAACATGACAATCTCTGAAATGTTTTCGGTTTACGGTGAACAATTTTTCCGCCAGAAAGAACAGGAAGTCATTGCTAAAGTATCCCGCTATACTTGTACGGTTATTGCAACAGGCGGGGGAGTTGTTTTGATGCCAGAAAACATTGCCCGCCTAAAAAGTAATGGTGTACTTATTGCACTGACAGCTTCACTTGATGTCATCTTAGAACGAACCTCCAGACGTAATTCCCGTCCCCTGTTAGACCGGCCTGACCGTGAAGCCATCGTTTCTAAAATGCTGCAGGAACGTTCTGGGTTTTATAATAGCGCGGATTTATCGATTGATACCAGTGAAAAAACGCCGCAACAAGTTAGTGACATGATTATCACATTTTTAAGACAAGGGGGATATTTGCGTGGACGATGTTAA
- the aroB gene encoding 3-dehydroquinate synthase codes for MDDVNINLGNSSYTIHIDHKGLDNLGMILQQLKLSGKVLIISDDHVGPIYGQQVRSILSAAGFESDLFLVKPGEETKSLDVANTIFTKAITMGLDRRSPIIALGGGVVGDLTGFIAATYLRGIPFIQVPTSLLAQVDSSVGGKVAVNHALGKNLIGAFYQPKVVMIDLDTLATLPRRELSTGLAEVIKYGLIADRNFFIYLQDHCSRILNRDSDALQYIIKRSCEIKASVVEQDERESSLRMILNFGHTIGHAIEANAGYGKYNHGEAVAIGMIGAALISHYLDLCTSDLVEAVRHIISSYQLPIKACNCSAQEMMNLLTRDKKTIGGKIHWVLLNSIGETIIRNDVPDEIVYKVLTELT; via the coding sequence GTGGACGATGTTAATATCAACCTTGGCAACTCCAGTTATACAATACACATTGACCACAAAGGCCTGGACAATTTGGGAATGATATTGCAGCAACTTAAATTATCAGGCAAAGTTTTAATTATCTCAGATGATCATGTTGGTCCTATTTATGGTCAACAAGTCCGTTCAATTTTATCTGCTGCTGGTTTCGAGTCAGACTTATTTTTAGTTAAGCCTGGTGAAGAGACAAAATCGTTGGATGTTGCTAATACAATTTTCACGAAAGCAATTACCATGGGGCTAGATCGCAGATCGCCTATTATTGCTTTAGGCGGAGGAGTAGTTGGTGATTTGACAGGATTTATAGCGGCTACTTATCTCCGTGGTATTCCTTTTATTCAGGTTCCCACAAGCTTATTAGCGCAAGTCGACTCAAGTGTTGGTGGTAAAGTAGCCGTAAACCATGCATTGGGTAAAAACCTTATTGGTGCATTTTATCAGCCTAAAGTTGTTATGATTGATCTTGATACACTGGCTACATTGCCAAGGCGTGAGTTATCTACCGGCTTAGCTGAAGTTATCAAATACGGCCTCATTGCCGATCGTAATTTCTTTATATACTTGCAAGATCATTGCTCACGGATTTTGAATCGTGATAGTGATGCATTACAATATATTATTAAACGTTCTTGTGAAATTAAAGCCAGTGTTGTTGAACAAGATGAGCGTGAATCATCATTACGAATGATTTTGAACTTTGGACATACCATTGGACATGCCATTGAAGCAAATGCCGGATATGGGAAATACAATCATGGCGAAGCCGTTGCAATTGGAATGATAGGTGCTGCGCTCATTAGCCATTATTTAGATCTATGTACCAGCGACCTGGTGGAAGCTGTCCGTCATATCATTAGCAGCTATCAATTGCCAATTAAAGCCTGCAACTGTTCCGCACAAGAGATGATGAACTTATTAACAAGAGATAAAAAAACGATCGGCGGAAAAATCCATTGGGTACTTCTCAATTCAATTGGCGAGACGATTATCCGCAATGATGTTCCTGATGAGATCGTCTATAAAGTCCTAACAGAATTAACTTAA
- a CDS encoding secretion protein HlyD — protein MLVESINEICGYGGCSKLISNKRKQITIGALIAVVLCGIIGFRIYTNIHANQERAGKASQGRVVTVAVSQVVRRDINPVITFSANLEPVWSADISTKADGRIDTLLVEEGDVVQAGATIAMLDTNELLAQVVQAEGNLLSSQATLEQAEQDYRRMEPLARQGAISAQTLDAAKSKRDLAIGQVRSAQGNLTLLQARLDNANIAAPRPGIIIKRQLQSGFFAKAGTPIVTMADITSLLAKATIGEAQINQLTVGNSVKVQVDAVPNKEFIGTITRISPTAALPARSFTADITIPNAEGILKSGMFAKVDITVPPHKNILAIPEGALVMREDQKTVFVVTADHKVQQRVLKLGYIGDGWAEVIEGLTQGEKIVTSGQNKLKDGSSISFASSQEGGV, from the coding sequence TTGCTAGTAGAATCTATAAATGAAATATGTGGCTATGGAGGATGCAGCAAATTGATAAGCAATAAACGAAAACAAATTACAATTGGAGCTTTAATTGCAGTCGTATTATGCGGAATTATTGGCTTTCGTATCTACACCAACATTCATGCAAATCAGGAACGGGCGGGCAAAGCATCACAGGGACGAGTTGTGACAGTAGCAGTTTCACAAGTGGTTCGACGTGATATAAATCCGGTCATTACGTTTTCAGCAAATCTCGAACCAGTATGGAGTGCTGATATTTCTACAAAAGCAGACGGACGAATTGACACACTTCTGGTTGAGGAAGGCGATGTTGTTCAAGCTGGCGCTACAATAGCCATGTTAGATACGAATGAGCTATTGGCTCAAGTGGTACAAGCAGAGGGTAATTTATTATCAAGTCAGGCAACCTTGGAACAAGCCGAACAAGATTATCGTCGTATGGAGCCGCTTGCCAGACAGGGAGCAATATCAGCTCAAACTCTTGATGCTGCAAAATCCAAACGCGATTTAGCAATTGGACAAGTACGTTCAGCGCAAGGAAACTTGACTTTATTACAAGCCCGACTTGATAACGCTAATATCGCCGCTCCGCGCCCTGGCATTATTATCAAGCGACAGCTTCAATCTGGCTTTTTTGCTAAAGCAGGCACACCCATTGTTACTATGGCCGACATTACTTCATTATTAGCAAAGGCTACAATTGGTGAAGCACAAATTAATCAACTTACTGTTGGCAATAGTGTCAAAGTTCAGGTTGACGCTGTTCCAAATAAGGAATTTATCGGGACAATTACCCGTATATCACCAACGGCAGCCTTACCGGCACGATCTTTTACTGCTGATATTACGATTCCAAATGCCGAAGGAATACTAAAATCCGGTATGTTTGCTAAAGTAGATATTACTGTACCACCTCACAAAAACATCCTTGCCATCCCTGAAGGGGCATTGGTCATGCGTGAAGATCAGAAAACCGTGTTTGTTGTTACTGCTGATCATAAAGTACAACAGCGTGTATTGAAGCTAGGCTACATCGGCGATGGCTGGGCAGAGGTCATTGAAGGGCTTACGCAGGGAGAAAAAATCGTAACATCTGGACAGAATAAATTAAAGGATGGTTCTAGTATTAGCTTTGCTTCTTCACAGGAAGGTGGCGTTTAA